CGCAGTTCCGCCGACAGGCCGCTGCGCTCCGAGCCGAACGCCAGCACGGCGTCGTCGGGCAGCTTGGCGCCCCGGATGTCGTCGCCCTCCGGGTCGAGGGCGAACAGCGGCCCGGCCGGCAGTTCCTCCACGCCGAGCCGCTCCACGGCGGTCGCGAAGTGCAGTCCCGCCCCGCCGCGCACCACCGTGGGGTGCCAGGGGTCGAGCGTGCCCGTGGTGATCACCCCGGTCGCCCCGAAACCGGCGGCCAGCCGGATCACGGCGCCCGCGTTGCCGAGGTTGCGCGGGTTGTCGAGGACCACGACGGGCGCGGTGCGGGGCAGCCGGGCCAGCGCCCGCAGCCGGGCCTCCCGGGGGGGCCGTATGGCCAGGGCGGCCACCCCGGTCGGATGGGGGCGCGGCACCAGGGAGGCGTACGTCGCCTCGGGCACCTCGGTCAGCAGCGCGTCCAGGGTGTCCCTGACGTCCGCGGCCAGTTCCCCGGCCAGGGCGAGCGCCGCCCGCCGGTCGGTGGTGACCGCCACCGGCACCTCGGCGCCGAAGCGCAGGGCGTGCTTGAGGGCGTGGAAGCCGTCGAGCAGCACCAGGGCGTCCGCCGACTCGCGCCAGCGGGTCACGGGAGCGGTCATGCCGTGAACCCTACGCGGCCCGGCGCGCTCTCCTCCGGGGAGCGCGGCGTCGGCAGCGTACGGTCCTGCCCGCCCCCGGGCCCGCGGCGCACCAGCCGTCCCCGCGCGCGTGCCGTCCAGCCGCCCAGCCGCCGCAGGAAGGACGTGGGCAGGAAGACCGCGTCCGCCGCGATCATGGCCAGCGAGAAGAACGGCAGGCCGAGGACCACCGCGATGACGGCGTGCTCGGTCATCATCAGCACCAGCAGCACGTTCTTGACCCGGCGGTTGAACAGCGTGAACGGGAAGGCGACCTGCACCATGACCGTGCCGTAGGTCACCACCATCATGATCGTGCCGCTGGCGGACATCAGGTCGGCGAGCGCCGGCCAGGGCGAGAAGTAGTCCAGGTGGAGCGGGTAGTAGACGGCGGTGCCGTCCTGCCAGCGCGAACCCTGGATCTTGTACCAGCCGGCCGTGGCGTAGATCAGGCAGGCCTCCCCCATGATCACGAGCAGGGCGCCGTTGTGCACGGCGTTCGCGATCACGTCCAGCAGGATCCGGGGCTCGTCCGACTTCGCCCAGCGTCCCACCGCCCACCACAGGCCGAGTACCGCCCACACCGTCCACAGCAGGAGGGGCACCACCGAACCGGTGTCGAACCGGCCCGCCAGTGACACGGCCAGCAGGGCCGCCCCGGACACCAGCCACAGCACCACGCCGGCCGGGTCGGCCGCGGCCCGGTCCCCCCGCGCCCGCGCCGCCGCGTTCCCCGACGCCCGCCGGGCGTCGAGCGACCACACCTGGCCGCACCGGGTGAACACCAGGTAGAAGGACATCAGGTGCAGGACGTTGTCGCCGCCGTCGCCCATGAACACGCTGCGGTTCTGCAGCGACAGCACGCCCACCATGAACAGCACGGAGGCCGTCCGGGTGCGCCAGCCCAGCAGCAGCGCCACGGCGGCGAGGACCGCCAGCACGTAGAAGCACTCGAACCAGGCCTGTCCGCGGAACCACAGCAGGGCCGTGAACGCGTGGTTGTCCGAGATCAGCCGCTGTGCGAGGGACCAGTCCCAGGGGCCGTCGGGGCCGTACAGCTCCTGGCGGTGGGGGAACTCGCGCAGCAGGAACAGCAGCCAGGTCGCGGCGAAGCCGATGCGGATCACCGCGCTCTGGTACCGGCCGAGCGCCGACCCGGTGACCCGGGCGACGCCGTGCCGGAGCGTCGTCGGGGAGGAGGGGTTCGCGGACTGGTTCACGGGACGGTTCACCGCACGCCTCCCGCGGCCTCGCCGGCCGGTACGGTCCACCAGGGCAGTACGCGGTAGACCGGCTTGCCGGAGATCCGCTCACCGCTCCACTTCGGCGGCTGCACGCCGGTGGTCACGGAACGCACCTGCACGCGCTGTATGAGCCCCGTGCCGCCGTCCGTGCCGTCCCGGTCCAGGCGCATCAGCGCGATCCGGCGCACGTACTGCTCGGAGAGCGCGCCGCGCGTGCCCACCGGACGGTTGCCGGCGTCGTGCGTGGCGACGAAGAAGTCCCAGGCACGGCGCAGCTCGTTCTGCTCGGTGTGGCTGGGCAGCGGACTGCCGTCGATGGCGGCACCGTCCTCGGCGGACAGGTCGTCCCAGCCGGTGGTGCGCAGGCCGCCGTCCTCCAGGCGCACCTCGGCGCGCACCTGGACGGCGATGTTCTGCTGCAGCGGGTTGGGGGCGAACAGCTTCCAGTTCTGCTCGAACTCCGGATACACCCAGTCCTCGATCGCCTTGCCGTGCTGCTTGGTCACCGTGTTCGACGGGGCCACGCTCAGGAACACCATCCCCAGGTGCACACAGGCGGCGACGGCGACGACCGCGAGCGCCACGGCGGCGCCGACCTGGTAGCGGGGGGAGAGGAGGACCAGGCCGGTGCGGGGAAAGGGGTGCCCGGCGCCCTCCTCCGGACCTGGTTCGGGACCGTGGGCCGGGTCTGGTTCAGGGCCGTGGGCCGCCGGGTCGGGGCCGTGGGCCGGGCCGGGCTCGGGGCCGGATCCGGGATCATGCGCCGGGCCGGATTCCGGGCCGGACCGCGGACCGGCGATCGGGCCGCTGCCCGGTCCCTCCTCCGGACCGCCCCGCGGGCGACGCGCCCCCCGCGACCCGTCCGGCTCCCGCCGGGCGGGCGAGTCCTCGTCGTACGCGTCCATTCCGCCCCGATCCCCGTTTCCGCTTCCGTCGTACGGCCACCCGCCGCGGGTGCCGCGTGCACCGCGGGCGCCGCTGTCCGGCACCCGCACGGAACGGTACTCAGCCCCGCCCTCCGGGCGCAGCCCCGGGGAACCGCGAAGTCGCGGGACGGGAGGCGGGCGGGCTAGACGATCGTGCCCGGCGTCCCGTCGTCGGTGACCACCCGGCGGCCCACGGCCTCCCAGACCTGCATGCCGCCGTCGACGTTCACGGCGTCGACGCCCTGCTGGACGAGGTACACGGCCACCTGGGCCGAACGGCCCCCGGAGCGGCAGATCACGTGGACGCGGCCGTCCTGCGGGGCTGCCCCGGTCAACTCGCCGTAGCGGGCCACGAACTCGCTCATGGGGATGTGCAGCGCCCCCTCGGCGTGGCCCGCCTTCCACTCCTCGTCCTCGCGGACGTCCAGCAGGAAGTCGCCGTCCTTGAGGTCCGCGACCCCGACCGTGGGCACACCAGCTCCGAAAGTCATGCCCCCGACGCTACCGGAAGAGCGGCGCTCCGCTAGTCCCGTCCCCGCAGGTCCGCCAGCTCCGTCTCCCGCCGGACGATGTCGGCCCGGAGCCTGCCGGCGATCTCCTCCAGGAGGCCGTCGGGGTCGTCCGGGGCCAGGCGCAGCATGCCGGCGACCGCGCCCTCCTCCAGTTCGCGGGCGACGAGGGTCAGCAGTTCCTTGCGCTGGGCGAGCCATTCGAGGCGGGCGTACAGCTCCTCGCCTCGGCCGGGGCGCCGCTGCGGCGGTACGGGGCCCGCCGCCCACTCCTCGGCCAGTTCCCTGAGCAGGGTCTCGTCGCCGCGGGCGTAGGCGTCGTTGACGCGGGTGATGAACTCCTCGCGCCGCTGCTGCTCGTCCTCGTCCTGCGCGAGGTCGGGGTGGGCCTTGCGGGCCAGCTCGCGGTAGAGCTTGCGGGCCTCCTCGCCGGGGCGCACCCGCCGGGGCGGCCGCACCGGCTGGTCGGTGAGCATCGCGGCGGCCTCCGGGAACAGGCCGTGGCCGTCCATCCAGCCGTGCAGCAGCTCCTCGACGCCCGGGATCGGCAGGACCCGGGCCCGGGCCTCCTCGGCGCGGCGGACGTCCTCGGGGTCGCCGGTGCGGGCGGCCAGGGCCTCGGCGATCTCGGCGTCGAGCAGCTCGATGCGGACGTACAGCGGGCCGAGCTTCTGATCGTGCAGCCGGGAGAAGTTCTCGACCTCGACGCGGAAGGTCTCCACCGCGATCTCGTACTCGATCAACGCCTGCTCGGCGGCCCGCACGGCCCGCTCCAGCCGCTCCTCGGGCCGCGGTGCCTGGGACTGCTCAGCTTCCGGGGTCGTCACCCGACCAGCCTAGGCCACCGGCCCACCGCCCCCGGCTCCCGGCGGCGGCTCCCGCCCCGCCGGCGTGCTCCGGGCCACCGGCGCCCTCACACCCCCGTCTCCGCCGCGATCCGCCCCGACCGCACCGCCGCCACCAGGCGGGCGTGGTCCGCCTCCGTGCGGTCGGCGTAGGCGACGGCGAAGCCGGACACCGCTTCGTCCAGCTCCCCGTTCTTGCCGCAGTAGCCGGCGATCAGGCGGGGGTCGGCGCTGTGGGCGTGGGCCCGGGCCAGCAGGGCGCCGGTCATGCGGCCGTAGTCGTCCATCTGGTCGGCGGCGAGCGCGGCCGGGTCGACGCTGCCCTTGCGGTTGCGGAACTGGCGCACCTGGAAGGGCCGTCCGTCGACCGTCGTCCAGCCCAGCAGGCAAACAACTACACGACATAGGTGGGTCTGAGCTAGGATCATGTCCCATGCGGACAGACACGTTGGTCACGGCAACTGAGGTTGCCGCCGGAAGGAAACCCATGCGACGAGCCGTGATCTACGCACGGCAGTCGGAAGCCCGGAAAGACAAGAGCGAAGGCAGCACGGTCACTCAGTTCAATGAAGCCACAGCGCTCATTGACCGGACCGAAGACCTGAAACTCACTGAGGTATACGAAGACCTTGATTTCTCCGCCTTTACGGGCGAAGAACGGCCCGCGTTTGAGCGCATGTTGAAAGACGCTCGTGCAGGGCTAATCGACGTAATCGTAGTCTCGTACGTCAGCCGGCTGAGCCGACAAGAGCCAAAAGACGCGCTTCCCGTGATCCTGGAATTGCAGCGTCTCGGAGTCCAGTTCATCAGCGTTTACGAAGGCCCCGTCACTGACGATCTCATTGGACTCGTAACGCTTCTCATGCGCCTGAATTCGGCGTACGAAGAGAGCAGGAACAAGAGCCTTGCCGTAAGCGGCACGAAGCGCACTCTCAAGGCAGCCGGCGGGTTTGTCGGTGGCGTTCCGCCATTCGGTTTCAGCACGGAGACGAAGCGCGTTGACAACCTGACGATCCGCGTTCTCGTCCCGGAGCCTGACGAAGTCAAGGTGATTCAGGATGTGGTGGACCGCATCTTGAAGTACAAGGACGTTCCGTACGTCCCCGGAAAGCCTCACCCCGGATCACTCACGGGCGTGTGCGCGTGGCTCAACGAAACCGGTGTACCTACGCGGGGAATCGAGTCACACGCGAAGCGCGGGATTGCCGCCCCTTCGTGGAAGGTGACCACTCTCCGCCGCGTGCTCACTGACCCGCGTCTCATGGGGCACCAAACGGAACCCATGTACGAGACCGTTCCCAAGAAGGACGGTAAGGGGACATGGAAAAAGCGGATCGGGTACCGCAGCGTTCGGGACGAGAAGGGGCGTCCCGTGATCTCTCACAAGCCGATCGTTGACCCGATCCGGTACCACGAGCTACAGAAGTGCCTTGCCATTGCCAAGGAGACGAGCGCGCCAAAGGGAACGTCCCTGACGCGCGGTGACTCGCTCCTGTCCGCGCTGGGGGTGCTCTTCTGCGAAGGCGCGCACACCATGTGCAAGCAGGCCGGCAAGACCGCTGCAATGACGACCTACACATGTCAGCGCAAGAAGGGGGTCACGAGCACGCACGAAGGCACCGTTGCCGTACTCCGTGACCGGCTGGACAAGTACGTTGCCGAGCGGATCTTGAAGCGGCTCAACGCGCTGGACTACGAAGACCCCGACGACATTGCCCTTCTCGTGGAAGCCACGCAACGCTTCACCGCGAAGCACGCCGCTCCGGACGTGGCAGCCGAGAAGCACGACGTGACGATCGAACGAGCAGACTACAAGGCCGCGCTTGCTGAGCTGTGGGACGACTTCGACGCGGGTGTCTACAAGGGCACCATGGGGCGTGACCGGTTCATCAAG
This is a stretch of genomic DNA from Streptomyces sp. TG1A-8. It encodes these proteins:
- a CDS encoding RNA methyltransferase; amino-acid sequence: MTAPVTRWRESADALVLLDGFHALKHALRFGAEVPVAVTTDRRAALALAGELAADVRDTLDALLTEVPEATYASLVPRPHPTGVAALAIRPPREARLRALARLPRTAPVVVLDNPRNLGNAGAVIRLAAGFGATGVITTGTLDPWHPTVVRGGAGLHFATAVERLGVEELPAGPLFALDPEGDDIRGAKLPDDAVLAFGSERSGLSAELRARADHLLALPMRPQVSSYNLATSVAMTLYHWSATGGAPS
- a CDS encoding HTTM domain-containing protein, with translation MNRPVNQSANPSSPTTLRHGVARVTGSALGRYQSAVIRIGFAATWLLFLLREFPHRQELYGPDGPWDWSLAQRLISDNHAFTALLWFRGQAWFECFYVLAVLAAVALLLGWRTRTASVLFMVGVLSLQNRSVFMGDGGDNVLHLMSFYLVFTRCGQVWSLDARRASGNAAARARGDRAAADPAGVVLWLVSGAALLAVSLAGRFDTGSVVPLLLWTVWAVLGLWWAVGRWAKSDEPRILLDVIANAVHNGALLVIMGEACLIYATAGWYKIQGSRWQDGTAVYYPLHLDYFSPWPALADLMSASGTIMMVVTYGTVMVQVAFPFTLFNRRVKNVLLVLMMTEHAVIAVVLGLPFFSLAMIAADAVFLPTSFLRRLGGWTARARGRLVRRGPGGGQDRTLPTPRSPEESAPGRVGFTA
- a CDS encoding DUF5819 family protein encodes the protein MDAYDEDSPARREPDGSRGARRPRGGPEEGPGSGPIAGPRSGPESGPAHDPGSGPEPGPAHGPDPAAHGPEPDPAHGPEPGPEEGAGHPFPRTGLVLLSPRYQVGAAVALAVVAVAACVHLGMVFLSVAPSNTVTKQHGKAIEDWVYPEFEQNWKLFAPNPLQQNIAVQVRAEVRLEDGGLRTTGWDDLSAEDGAAIDGSPLPSHTEQNELRRAWDFFVATHDAGNRPVGTRGALSEQYVRRIALMRLDRDGTDGGTGLIQRVQVRSVTTGVQPPKWSGERISGKPVYRVLPWWTVPAGEAAGGVR
- a CDS encoding rhodanese-like domain-containing protein, whose amino-acid sequence is MPTVGVADLKDGDFLLDVREDEEWKAGHAEGALHIPMSEFVARYGELTGAAPQDGRVHVICRSGGRSAQVAVYLVQQGVDAVNVDGGMQVWEAVGRRVVTDDGTPGTIV
- a CDS encoding J domain-containing protein; the encoded protein is MTTPEAEQSQAPRPEERLERAVRAAEQALIEYEIAVETFRVEVENFSRLHDQKLGPLYVRIELLDAEIAEALAARTGDPEDVRRAEEARARVLPIPGVEELLHGWMDGHGLFPEAAAMLTDQPVRPPRRVRPGEEARKLYRELARKAHPDLAQDEDEQQRREEFITRVNDAYARGDETLLRELAEEWAAGPVPPQRRPGRGEELYARLEWLAQRKELLTLVARELEEGAVAGMLRLAPDDPDGLLEEIAGRLRADIVRRETELADLRGRD
- a CDS encoding DUF2252 family protein is translated as MSAWDMILAQTHLCRVVVCLLGWTTVDGRPFQVRQFRNRKGSVDPAALAADQMDDYGRMTGALLARAHAHSADPRLIAGYCGKNGELDEAVSGFAVAYADRTEADHARLVAAVRSGRIAAETGV
- a CDS encoding recombinase family protein, coding for MRTDTLVTATEVAAGRKPMRRAVIYARQSEARKDKSEGSTVTQFNEATALIDRTEDLKLTEVYEDLDFSAFTGEERPAFERMLKDARAGLIDVIVVSYVSRLSRQEPKDALPVILELQRLGVQFISVYEGPVTDDLIGLVTLLMRLNSAYEESRNKSLAVSGTKRTLKAAGGFVGGVPPFGFSTETKRVDNLTIRVLVPEPDEVKVIQDVVDRILKYKDVPYVPGKPHPGSLTGVCAWLNETGVPTRGIESHAKRGIAAPSWKVTTLRRVLTDPRLMGHQTEPMYETVPKKDGKGTWKKRIGYRSVRDEKGRPVISHKPIVDPIRYHELQKCLAIAKETSAPKGTSLTRGDSLLSALGVLFCEGAHTMCKQAGKTAAMTTYTCQRKKGVTSTHEGTVAVLRDRLDKYVAERILKRLNALDYEDPDDIALLVEATQRFTAKHAAPDVAAEKHDVTIERADYKAALAELWDDFDAGVYKGTMGRDRFIKKRDDLEAAIQRCDERLTELEGKVPTLVSPKVWTETKEPGGDMTGEGSWWYSASMTDRRDFVTLFVDKIVVAKAPNFGTGYEPVPIEERVKITWAKPKEGSAK